In Terriglobus sp. TAA 43, a single window of DNA contains:
- a CDS encoding ATP-binding protein — MPRFAMSAMSVRARLALFYALVTSTGLVLFGMLTYGFLHYALIQGKQTHLDGREARLISLLAANDGAGSRVQLYDQLKSYALVTHEGNLFHIRNADGSWMFPADRPGPSLPAEEDCSRPVYDTVTLDGGPVLVRCHSILLRGAPVRLYIGGALDEEMIILRKYRNSLFLLLPAVLFVASFSGYALSRHALGPVDRITKAALEIGVGNLSHRLPVPVARDEIQSLTIAWNQLLARLEAAVLRLSRFSADASHDIRTSITVMLATAQLSLNRPRTDSEYRQDLEKVVMECRTATTLLDALLTLAQSDNFVNEVQFQELNLCDLVVSSCRRVEDLAESSSIDLDWQLPETPVLVHGDELLLQRLLGILLDNAIRHTPPEGEIRVCVSSVATRPIVAVRDTGIGMPEDVQRRVFERFYQADLREGKSRAGNGLGLSIGRWIADAHGANLTVESTLSEGSTFQIQFPQPNVEEQEIGFSAGAHRS; from the coding sequence ATGCCGCGTTTCGCCATGAGTGCCATGTCCGTACGTGCCAGGCTCGCTCTGTTCTATGCACTGGTTACGTCTACTGGCCTTGTTCTGTTCGGCATGCTCACGTATGGATTTCTGCACTACGCTCTCATCCAGGGAAAACAGACTCACCTTGATGGCAGGGAAGCTCGACTGATAAGTCTTCTCGCGGCCAATGATGGCGCCGGGAGTCGCGTGCAGCTCTATGACCAGCTCAAGAGCTATGCGTTGGTCACGCATGAAGGGAATCTCTTCCACATCCGTAACGCAGACGGCAGTTGGATGTTTCCTGCGGATCGTCCCGGGCCTTCGCTTCCAGCTGAGGAGGATTGCAGCAGGCCCGTCTACGACACCGTGACACTGGATGGTGGCCCAGTCCTCGTGAGATGTCACTCCATCTTGTTGCGAGGCGCTCCGGTGCGACTATACATCGGAGGTGCTCTGGATGAAGAAATGATCATCCTTCGCAAGTACAGAAACTCTCTGTTTCTACTGCTGCCGGCGGTCCTTTTCGTAGCTTCCTTCAGCGGCTATGCATTGAGTCGCCATGCCCTTGGTCCCGTGGATCGGATTACCAAGGCAGCCTTGGAGATCGGGGTGGGAAACCTCTCCCATCGCTTGCCGGTTCCTGTTGCGCGGGACGAGATCCAGAGCCTGACGATTGCGTGGAACCAGCTCCTTGCGCGACTTGAAGCTGCAGTTCTTCGTTTGAGCCGTTTTTCGGCAGATGCCTCTCACGACATCCGTACTTCCATCACGGTCATGCTTGCGACGGCGCAGCTTTCTTTGAACCGTCCTCGCACCGATTCCGAGTACAGACAGGATCTCGAAAAAGTTGTGATGGAGTGCCGCACCGCGACGACTCTTCTGGATGCTCTGTTGACTCTGGCACAGAGCGACAACTTCGTGAACGAAGTGCAGTTCCAGGAACTGAACCTTTGCGACCTTGTGGTGAGCAGTTGTCGTCGTGTGGAGGATCTTGCTGAGAGCAGTTCCATTGATCTCGATTGGCAACTCCCCGAGACGCCCGTCCTAGTGCATGGAGACGAACTTTTATTGCAGAGGCTCCTTGGCATCCTGTTGGACAACGCCATTCGCCATACCCCACCTGAGGGAGAGATACGCGTCTGTGTTTCTTCCGTAGCAACGCGCCCGATCGTTGCAGTGCGCGATACCGGCATTGGCATGCCAGAAGACGTGCAGCGTCGCGTCTTTGAACGCTTCTACCAGGCCGATTTGAGAGAAGGGAAATCACGTGCCGGGAATGGCCTCGGACTTTCCATAGGGCGTTGGATCGCTGATGCGCACGGAGCAAACCTGACGGTGGAAAGTACGCTCTCGGAGGGGTCGACATTTCAGATTCAATTTCCGCAACCGAACGTCGAGGAGCAGGAAATAGGGTTCTCCGCAGGCGCGCATCGTTCCTGA